The following proteins are co-located in the Dietzia timorensis genome:
- a CDS encoding class I adenylate-forming enzyme family protein, which produces MELDLSGIDPSAHALARRCSVGDIPSRGAQSFGPRTALIDDDGSWTYAELESNSNRFARGLLSLGIEETEPVAIFSTNSREFVATYFAAAKAGMVALPVNLLAGAENILHALTDSGTRVLVVHASLLPLITQGLAFAPAITHVVVTHLPAGQSLDPIDGSPAELHRCEDVLSSDDGALDTIITDRQIVQCLYSSGTTSRPKGVLTSHLAVSFAGLTNAVLFGGSWGAKGASTVLALPLFHTAGLNGVLMSYLSVGGRIRLLPGFDPATFVEAIAEVEANMILALPMMLEAAVAEAESSGTSLASLDHVVYAMAPMSEEAYSRLSAAIPQAEIVLGSGMSECTPATVLQWPEDYPDKAGAWGHPSPSTFHAITTPGGPDVLGADTDGELSYRGPTVMEGYWNNPGANAEAFAGGYMHSGDLGRIDSSGVVWFADRVKDVVKSGGENVSSLQVERILADHPHIAEVAVIGRADDKWGEQVVAVIVPGTGAPAEVELIESILEFGAQRLSSAQRPREVHIVTELPKTATGKIRKVELRSSGTG; this is translated from the coding sequence ATGGAACTCGACCTTTCCGGCATCGACCCGTCCGCCCACGCCCTCGCGCGGCGCTGCAGCGTCGGCGACATCCCCTCGCGCGGGGCGCAATCCTTCGGCCCCAGGACCGCCCTGATCGACGACGACGGCTCATGGACCTACGCCGAGCTGGAATCGAACTCCAACCGCTTCGCCCGCGGTCTACTTTCACTGGGAATCGAGGAGACCGAGCCGGTGGCGATCTTCTCCACGAACTCGCGAGAGTTCGTGGCCACCTACTTCGCCGCGGCAAAGGCGGGTATGGTCGCGCTGCCGGTCAACCTTCTCGCCGGCGCGGAGAACATCTTGCACGCGCTCACCGATTCCGGCACCCGAGTCCTCGTGGTGCACGCGTCGCTACTTCCCCTGATCACGCAGGGGCTGGCCTTCGCTCCGGCAATCACCCACGTCGTCGTCACCCATCTGCCCGCAGGGCAGTCGTTGGATCCGATCGACGGTTCTCCTGCCGAGCTGCATCGTTGCGAGGATGTGCTGAGCTCCGATGACGGCGCGCTGGACACGATCATCACCGACCGACAGATCGTCCAGTGCCTGTATTCCTCCGGCACGACGTCCCGACCGAAGGGCGTGCTCACGAGCCATTTGGCGGTGTCATTCGCAGGTCTGACGAACGCGGTGTTGTTCGGCGGATCGTGGGGTGCGAAAGGGGCGTCGACGGTACTCGCGCTGCCGCTGTTTCACACCGCGGGACTCAACGGGGTCCTGATGAGCTACCTCAGCGTCGGCGGCAGGATTCGCCTCCTACCCGGTTTCGACCCCGCGACATTTGTGGAGGCCATCGCCGAGGTGGAGGCGAACATGATCTTGGCGCTGCCGATGATGCTGGAGGCCGCCGTCGCCGAGGCCGAGTCCTCCGGGACATCGCTCGCCTCCCTCGACCATGTCGTGTACGCGATGGCGCCGATGTCGGAAGAGGCCTATTCCCGCTTATCGGCGGCGATACCGCAGGCGGAAATCGTGCTCGGTTCGGGCATGAGCGAGTGCACCCCGGCGACGGTGCTGCAGTGGCCGGAGGACTATCCGGACAAGGCCGGCGCCTGGGGACATCCGTCCCCGTCGACGTTCCACGCCATTACCACGCCCGGCGGCCCCGACGTTCTCGGCGCGGACACCGATGGCGAGCTATCCTATCGCGGCCCGACCGTGATGGAGGGGTATTGGAATAACCCGGGCGCCAACGCCGAGGCGTTCGCCGGCGGATACATGCACTCCGGGGACCTCGGCCGGATCGATTCGAGCGGCGTGGTGTGGTTCGCCGACCGGGTCAAGGACGTGGTCAAGTCCGGAGGGGAAAACGTGTCTTCCCTTCAGGTCGAGCGCATACTCGCGGATCATCCGCACATCGCGGAGGTTGCGGTGATCGGCCGGGCGGACGATAAATGGGGCGAACAGGTCGTGGCGGTCATCGTGCCCGGCACCGGTGCGCCGGCCGAGGTCGAGCTCATCGAATCGATCCTCGAATTCGGCGCGCAACGACTGTCGAGCGCGCAGCGCCCGCGGGAGGTGCACATCGTCACTGAGCTCCCCAAGACCGCGACGGGCAAGATCCGGAAAGTCGAACTGCGCAGTTCTGGGACTGGATAA
- a CDS encoding MFS transporter — MHTHEPTSYQPDSPPPQREENPKKVSLARVAAASSIGTTIEFYDFFIYGTAAALVFPHVFFADQDPATATLASFATFAVAFFARPVGAIVFGHFGDNIGRKRTLVWTLLIMGIATVFIGLLPGYDTGAFGLFSDGIGIWAPILLVLCRFFQGFAVGGEWAGATLLTAEYAPKGRRGMMGMWPQLGPAFAFCLSSGTFLLFTFAASGEMDADSAFLQYGWRIPFILSAALVAVGLWIRLAVEETPVFKTVEIRQTTETVRRLPFLDAIRHQWKEILIAGGALASLFSLFYMGTSFLTSYGTANLGHSRAFVLAMGMIGSVLFGAAIVASAMWSDTIGRRKVIGASCVLAVPWTLCLFPVLDSGSPVAFAAGLWITLIIFGIAYGPTGAALPEMFQARFRYTGAGLGYNLAGILGGAIPPLIAAQLVGSGDSFGVGIMLAVLSGISVLCVVAMHESSRNDINAGAQDESDEESATLVT, encoded by the coding sequence ATGCACACCCACGAACCCACCTCCTACCAACCGGACTCCCCGCCACCGCAAAGGGAAGAAAATCCCAAGAAGGTCTCACTCGCCAGAGTGGCCGCCGCGAGCTCCATTGGTACCACGATCGAGTTCTATGATTTCTTTATCTATGGCACTGCGGCTGCCCTGGTATTTCCCCACGTATTCTTCGCCGACCAAGATCCGGCGACTGCGACCCTCGCTTCATTCGCGACCTTCGCAGTAGCGTTCTTCGCCCGTCCCGTCGGTGCGATTGTCTTCGGTCACTTCGGCGACAACATCGGCCGCAAACGCACTCTCGTGTGGACCCTTCTGATCATGGGAATCGCAACAGTATTCATCGGACTGCTCCCCGGGTATGACACCGGTGCATTCGGCCTATTCTCAGATGGCATCGGTATCTGGGCGCCGATATTGCTTGTGCTCTGCCGGTTCTTCCAGGGCTTCGCCGTAGGCGGCGAGTGGGCCGGGGCGACGCTGCTCACCGCGGAGTACGCTCCCAAGGGCCGTCGTGGGATGATGGGAATGTGGCCGCAGCTCGGCCCTGCCTTCGCCTTCTGCCTCTCCTCGGGAACTTTCCTCCTCTTCACCTTCGCCGCCTCGGGCGAGATGGATGCCGACAGCGCGTTTCTGCAGTACGGCTGGCGTATTCCGTTCATTCTGTCAGCAGCTCTCGTCGCGGTCGGGCTGTGGATCAGGCTCGCCGTCGAAGAAACCCCGGTATTCAAGACCGTCGAGATTCGTCAGACCACCGAGACCGTACGACGCCTGCCGTTCCTCGATGCGATCAGGCACCAGTGGAAAGAAATTCTCATCGCCGGCGGCGCTCTGGCCTCACTATTCTCGCTTTTCTACATGGGCACCTCTTTCCTCACCAGCTATGGCACAGCCAATCTCGGGCATTCGCGTGCATTCGTGCTCGCGATGGGCATGATCGGTTCGGTGTTGTTCGGCGCCGCAATCGTGGCCTCGGCGATGTGGTCCGACACAATCGGACGCCGCAAGGTGATCGGAGCATCCTGCGTGCTCGCCGTCCCCTGGACGCTGTGCCTGTTCCCTGTGCTCGACAGCGGTTCGCCGGTGGCTTTCGCGGCCGGCCTGTGGATCACCCTCATCATTTTCGGCATCGCCTACGGGCCAACAGGGGCTGCACTGCCAGAAATGTTCCAGGCGCGCTTCCGCTACACCGGGGCGGGTCTTGGATACAACCTCGCGGGAATCCTGGGCGGAGCAATCCCGCCCCTCATTGCCGCACAGCTCGTCGGAAGCGGGGACAGCTTCGGTGTTGGCATCATGCTTGCGGTGCTTTCGGGCATATCGGTGTTGTGCGTGGTCGCCATGCACGAGTCCTCGCGCAACGACATCAATGCCGGGGCGCAAGACGAGAGCGACGAGGAATCGGCCACGCTTGTCACCTAG
- a CDS encoding LuxR C-terminal-related transcriptional regulator, producing MSTQTHFRPSDSEALGAAFRELHKRSEFDVVFGGECVEGSVALDNVIGGRSQALREVEVESGRGLGGRVLKTRRPAEVRDYENCDAITTHYRHAVNREGLRTIIAMPVVVGGRVRAMLYGGLRAVSSLGDATHKVFAGAANSLAIEYRVRDDVDRRLSMAEVASAEVRHGLESTDRERLRLLHGELHAIAAELGDNDLGRRILAAGDSLVRVGMGQSAATCDAGAPPGMTSEGRKLLSPREIAVLSQVALGCSNAEVAVRLSLSPDTIKTYMRNISGKLETRSRMESVARARLLGYLP from the coding sequence ATGTCCACGCAAACCCACTTCCGACCCAGCGACTCCGAGGCGCTGGGCGCCGCCTTCCGCGAGCTGCACAAGCGCAGCGAATTCGACGTCGTCTTCGGCGGGGAATGCGTCGAAGGATCCGTCGCGCTCGACAACGTCATCGGTGGGCGCAGCCAGGCGCTGCGAGAAGTCGAGGTGGAGAGCGGGCGCGGGCTCGGAGGCCGGGTGCTCAAGACCCGGCGCCCGGCCGAGGTTCGCGACTACGAAAACTGCGACGCCATCACGACGCACTACCGCCACGCCGTCAATCGCGAGGGCCTGCGCACGATCATCGCCATGCCCGTCGTGGTCGGTGGGAGAGTGCGCGCGATGCTCTACGGCGGCCTGCGCGCGGTATCCTCGCTAGGCGACGCCACTCACAAGGTGTTCGCGGGCGCCGCGAACAGCCTCGCCATCGAATACCGGGTGCGCGACGACGTCGACCGGCGCCTGTCCATGGCCGAGGTGGCATCGGCGGAGGTCCGGCACGGGCTGGAATCGACCGACCGTGAGCGCCTGCGCCTGCTCCACGGCGAGCTCCACGCCATCGCCGCCGAACTCGGCGACAACGACCTCGGGCGCAGAATTCTCGCCGCCGGCGACTCACTCGTCCGCGTCGGAATGGGGCAAAGCGCCGCAACGTGTGACGCAGGCGCACCACCGGGAATGACGTCGGAGGGTCGCAAATTGTTGTCCCCGCGAGAAATCGCCGTCCTCAGCCAGGTGGCGCTGGGTTGTTCGAATGCGGAGGTCGCGGTGCGGCTTTCGCTGTCCCCGGACACGATCAAGACCTACATGCGCAACATTTCCGGCAAGCTCGAGACGCGTTCTCGGATGGAGTCCGTGGCCCGGGCGCGGCTGCTCGGTTACCTGCCGTAA
- the mmsB gene encoding 3-hydroxyisobutyrate dehydrogenase translates to MSTIAFLGLGNMGGPMAANLLAAGHAVRGFDPAPASLEVAVSAGATGCDSAADAVRGADVVITMLPNGALVSQVYDEILGTATDGALFIDSSTISVDDARATGERARAAGFAHIDAPVSGGVKGATAGTLAFMVGGSDEEFSRAKEVLEPMAGKIVHCGIPGSGQAAKLCNNMILAVQQIAVGEAFVLAEKLGLSDQALYDVVTGATGNCWALEVNCPVPGPAPSSPANNDFRPGFAAGLMRKDLGLAMDAVESAGTTAPMGAAAAAMYSEFAEDNADKDFSAIIGKLRG, encoded by the coding sequence ATGAGCACGATCGCATTTCTCGGACTCGGAAACATGGGCGGGCCCATGGCCGCAAATCTCCTGGCCGCAGGGCACGCCGTGCGCGGCTTCGACCCCGCGCCCGCGTCGCTTGAGGTCGCCGTTTCCGCGGGGGCGACCGGATGCGACAGCGCCGCCGACGCTGTGCGCGGTGCCGACGTCGTCATCACGATGCTGCCCAACGGCGCACTTGTCTCCCAGGTCTACGACGAGATCCTCGGTACGGCCACCGACGGCGCATTGTTCATCGACAGCTCCACTATCTCCGTCGACGATGCCCGCGCGACCGGCGAACGCGCCCGCGCCGCCGGTTTCGCCCACATCGATGCGCCTGTGTCCGGTGGGGTCAAGGGCGCCACCGCGGGGACGCTCGCATTCATGGTCGGCGGCTCGGACGAGGAGTTCTCTCGCGCGAAAGAGGTCCTCGAGCCGATGGCCGGCAAGATCGTGCACTGCGGCATTCCCGGCTCGGGGCAGGCCGCGAAGCTCTGCAACAACATGATCCTCGCCGTCCAGCAGATCGCAGTCGGCGAAGCCTTCGTGCTCGCCGAAAAGCTCGGCCTCTCCGACCAGGCGCTCTACGACGTCGTCACCGGCGCGACCGGCAACTGCTGGGCGCTCGAGGTCAACTGCCCCGTCCCCGGACCCGCCCCGTCGTCCCCGGCGAACAACGATTTCCGCCCGGGCTTCGCCGCCGGGCTCATGCGCAAGGACCTCGGCCTTGCGATGGACGCCGTCGAATCCGCCGGCACGACCGCGCCGATGGGCGCTGCGGCGGCCGCGATGTACAGCGAGTTCGCCGAGGACAACGCCGACAAGGACTTCAGCGCGATCATCGGCAAGCTCCGCGGATAG
- a CDS encoding acyl-CoA dehydrogenase family protein, with protein MPVMTPDEQAIVDATAEFARKRIAPKALEWDLDKHFPKDVIRESAHMGVAAIYTSEEHGGSGMRRLDGVRIFEELSRGCAATAAYLSIHNMCTWMIDEFGTDAQRAEWIPKLATMDLFASYCLTEPGAGSDAAALSTKAVRDGEEYVLTGTKQFISGAGDSDLYVVMARTGDSGPKGISAFLVSADMPGVDFGPNEKKMGWHAQATRQVILEQVRVPAANLIGETEGTGFTIAMRGLNGGRINIAACSLGAATEAYSKAVNYVREREAFGQTLADQPTVRFALAEMATKLEASRQMLWRAARALDDKDPDHVELCAMAKMFVTETCWDVADQALQLFGGYGYLHEYGVEKIQRDLRVHRILEGTNEIMRMVVGRTVATRGLGA; from the coding sequence ATGCCAGTGATGACCCCCGACGAGCAAGCGATCGTCGACGCGACCGCCGAGTTCGCGCGCAAGCGCATCGCCCCCAAGGCCCTCGAATGGGACCTGGACAAGCACTTTCCGAAGGACGTGATCCGCGAATCCGCGCACATGGGCGTGGCCGCGATCTACACGTCCGAAGAGCATGGCGGCTCGGGGATGCGTCGCCTCGACGGCGTGCGCATTTTCGAAGAACTCTCCCGCGGGTGCGCGGCTACCGCCGCCTATCTGTCGATCCACAATATGTGCACGTGGATGATCGACGAGTTCGGCACCGACGCCCAGCGTGCCGAGTGGATCCCGAAGTTGGCAACGATGGACCTGTTCGCCAGTTACTGCCTCACCGAACCCGGGGCCGGCTCGGACGCGGCGGCACTGAGCACGAAGGCCGTGCGTGACGGCGAGGAGTACGTGCTCACCGGGACCAAGCAGTTCATCTCCGGTGCCGGGGATAGCGATCTCTACGTAGTCATGGCGCGCACGGGAGACTCCGGGCCGAAGGGGATCTCCGCGTTCCTTGTCAGCGCGGATATGCCCGGCGTCGACTTCGGTCCGAACGAGAAGAAGATGGGCTGGCACGCGCAGGCCACCCGACAGGTGATTCTCGAGCAGGTACGCGTCCCAGCGGCCAATCTCATCGGAGAGACCGAGGGGACCGGGTTCACCATCGCGATGCGCGGACTCAACGGCGGCCGTATCAACATCGCCGCCTGCTCGCTCGGCGCCGCGACCGAGGCGTATTCGAAGGCCGTGAACTATGTACGCGAACGCGAGGCCTTCGGCCAGACACTCGCCGACCAACCGACGGTCCGTTTCGCGCTGGCCGAGATGGCGACCAAGCTGGAAGCCTCTCGACAGATGTTGTGGCGCGCCGCCCGCGCCCTCGATGACAAAGACCCCGACCACGTCGAGCTGTGCGCCATGGCGAAGATGTTCGTCACCGAGACCTGCTGGGACGTCGCCGACCAGGCACTCCAACTCTTCGGCGGTTATGGCTACCTGCACGAATACGGGGTGGAGAAGATCCAACGCGATCTGCGAGTCCACCGCATCCTCGAAGGAACCAACGAAATCATGCGCATGGTGGTCGGCCGGACCGTCGCCACGCGCGGACTGGGAGCATGA
- a CDS encoding CoA-acylating methylmalonate-semialdehyde dehydrogenase, producing the protein MAELRRVTHYIDGKRAEGGGGREAEVLNPSVGRAQALVPLASRAEVDDAIARAAKAQPGWAATNPQKRARVLMRFVDLVNAHADELAELLSIEHGKTVPDAHGDIQRGLEVIEFCIAAPHLIKGEYSQGAGSGIDVYSMRQPLGVVAGITPFNFPAMIPLWKLGPALACGNAFILKPSERDPSVPVRLAELLTEAGLPDGVLQVVHGDKEAVDAILENETVQAVGFVGSTPIAQYIYTEAARNGKRAQCFGGAKNHAIVMPDADLDQAADALVGAGFGSAGERCMAISVVVPVGEKTADALVEKIAEKTRELRVGHSHDSKADYGPLVTSEARTRVENYIAAGESEGATVVIDGRGAGAADAEFEGESLGEGYFIGPTLFDNVTSDMSIYTDEIFGPVLSVVRAEDFEQALALPSEHDYGNGVAIFTRDGDTAREFVDRVQVGMVGVNMPIPVPIAYHTFGGWKKSGFGDLNQHGTEGIKFYSKVKTVTQRWPSGVKEGASFVMPLMD; encoded by the coding sequence ATGGCCGAGCTTCGCAGGGTTACCCATTACATCGACGGCAAGCGAGCAGAGGGAGGAGGCGGCCGCGAGGCCGAGGTGCTCAACCCGAGCGTGGGGCGCGCGCAGGCGCTCGTCCCGCTCGCTTCGAGGGCGGAGGTCGATGACGCCATCGCCCGCGCCGCGAAGGCGCAACCCGGCTGGGCAGCGACCAACCCGCAAAAGCGCGCCCGCGTGCTCATGCGCTTCGTGGACCTCGTCAACGCCCATGCCGACGAGCTCGCCGAGCTCTTGTCGATCGAGCACGGCAAGACGGTGCCCGATGCGCATGGCGATATCCAGCGCGGCCTCGAGGTCATCGAGTTCTGCATCGCCGCCCCGCACCTGATCAAGGGTGAGTACTCGCAGGGCGCAGGGTCGGGAATCGATGTGTACTCGATGCGCCAGCCCCTGGGTGTCGTCGCCGGGATCACCCCGTTCAACTTTCCGGCGATGATCCCATTGTGGAAGCTCGGGCCCGCGCTGGCCTGCGGTAACGCGTTCATCCTCAAGCCGTCCGAACGGGATCCTTCTGTTCCCGTCCGGCTGGCCGAGCTGCTCACAGAGGCGGGCCTGCCCGACGGCGTGCTGCAGGTCGTGCACGGCGACAAGGAGGCGGTCGATGCGATCTTGGAGAACGAGACCGTCCAGGCCGTGGGCTTCGTCGGCTCGACGCCGATCGCGCAGTACATCTACACGGAGGCCGCTCGCAACGGCAAGCGCGCCCAGTGCTTCGGCGGCGCGAAAAACCATGCGATCGTCATGCCCGATGCCGACCTCGACCAGGCCGCCGACGCGCTGGTCGGCGCAGGGTTCGGCTCCGCCGGCGAACGCTGCATGGCCATCTCGGTGGTCGTGCCCGTCGGCGAGAAGACCGCCGATGCCCTCGTGGAGAAGATCGCGGAGAAGACCCGCGAACTTCGCGTGGGCCACAGCCACGATTCGAAGGCCGACTACGGTCCGCTCGTGACGTCGGAGGCACGCACTCGCGTGGAGAACTACATCGCCGCGGGCGAATCCGAGGGCGCCACCGTGGTCATCGATGGTCGCGGTGCCGGAGCCGCCGACGCCGAGTTCGAGGGCGAATCACTGGGGGAGGGCTACTTCATCGGTCCCACACTCTTCGACAACGTCACCTCCGACATGTCGATCTACACCGACGAGATCTTCGGCCCGGTCCTCTCGGTCGTCCGCGCCGAGGACTTCGAGCAGGCGCTCGCGCTGCCGAGCGAACACGACTACGGCAACGGCGTGGCGATCTTCACCCGCGACGGAGACACCGCGCGCGAATTCGTCGACCGCGTGCAGGTGGGCATGGTCGGCGTCAACATGCCGATTCCCGTGCCGATCGCCTACCACACCTTCGGCGGCTGGAAGAAGTCCGGATTCGGCGACCTCAATCAGCACGGCACCGAGGGAATCAAGTTCTATTCGAAGGTCAAGACCGTGACCCAGCGGTGGCCGTCCGGCGTCAAGGAAGGCGCCAGCTTCGTCATGCCGCTCATGGACTAG
- a CDS encoding mismatch-specific DNA-glycosylase: MSEPFLPRRPSPMGGRKPTNADLPAFATPNPDAIDDVLPAPGTRLRMLIVGVNPGLWTAAVNGPFARPGNRFWPSLHRAGLTGHQIDASLGLSDDDARHLALRGIGITNLVGRATTRADELSKDELRAGGRRLVERLPQLRPDVVAVAGITAFRVAFDDRKAVLGEQDTTAIGGWPGGVRLWAVPQPSGLNAHENIDSLAAKWQTVWDAATDAASD; encoded by the coding sequence ATGTCAGAACCATTTCTCCCACGCCGCCCCTCCCCGATGGGAGGGCGCAAGCCCACCAACGCCGACCTGCCGGCATTCGCCACGCCGAACCCCGACGCCATCGACGACGTTCTTCCCGCACCCGGGACCCGGCTGCGCATGCTCATAGTCGGGGTCAATCCGGGGTTGTGGACGGCCGCCGTCAACGGCCCCTTTGCCAGGCCCGGAAACCGTTTCTGGCCATCCCTCCACCGCGCAGGCCTGACCGGGCACCAGATCGACGCCTCGTTGGGATTGTCCGATGACGACGCACGCCACCTCGCGCTCCGCGGAATCGGAATCACCAACCTCGTCGGACGGGCGACGACGCGCGCGGACGAACTAAGCAAGGACGAACTGCGAGCGGGCGGCCGCCGACTGGTGGAGCGACTGCCGCAGCTACGCCCCGATGTCGTCGCGGTCGCGGGAATCACCGCGTTCCGGGTGGCTTTCGACGACCGGAAAGCCGTCCTCGGCGAACAGGACACCACGGCGATCGGGGGCTGGCCGGGCGGCGTGCGATTGTGGGCGGTCCCCCAGCCCAGCGGGCTCAATGCCCACGAGAACATCGACTCACTGGCGGCAAAATGGCAGACGGTATGGGACGCTGCCACGGATGCGGCCTCCGATTAG
- a CDS encoding long-chain-fatty-acid--CoA ligase, whose translation MSTIADTTDKIWKNSYADGVPLHLDYGHDTLVDTFGEAVKKYRKRSALSFFGKSTTYGELGEKVHRFAAVLHAKGVRSGDTVAIVLPNSPQNVIAFWATLSLGACAVQHNPLYTAAELTAPFQDHAAKVAVVWNKAADVIDKVASEAPVETIIAVDLIAEMPLSKRIPLALPLPPLRKMRAQLSEHAPRHEDFNKLMDKASVRKGKKVTKAAEVSESAAALMLYTSGTTGKPKGVPLTHENLRANVKQGIAWVPTLREDIQHVMLAALPMFHAYGLTLNMTLAPFIGGQIVLLPSPTKELLTDTLKKHSLTWVPGVPALYNTILDIAESKGYALDNVRAAFSGAASLPTDVIERWEDTTGSVLIEGYGLSETSPILVINPANEDRRPGYIGLPIPDTDIKFVSTEDPTVEVGIGEEGEIIAKGPQVFGGYLNRPEANEESFVDGWFRTGDVGVMDSDGFIKIVSRVKEMIITGGFNVHPQEVEDVIAQVDSIAKVAVVGVPKDDGSEKVVAAVVLADGATLDVDALKKHCRENLTRYKVPRDFFAFDELAEDQLGKIRRVEVRQQVLDMIDEA comes from the coding sequence GTGAGCACGATCGCCGACACCACCGACAAGATCTGGAAGAACTCGTACGCCGACGGGGTGCCGCTGCATCTCGATTACGGCCACGACACCCTTGTCGACACGTTCGGGGAGGCGGTCAAGAAGTACCGCAAGCGCAGCGCACTGTCGTTCTTCGGCAAGTCGACCACGTACGGCGAGCTCGGCGAGAAGGTGCACCGCTTCGCCGCGGTCCTCCACGCCAAGGGCGTGCGCTCCGGGGACACGGTCGCGATCGTGCTACCCAACAGCCCACAGAACGTCATCGCGTTCTGGGCGACGCTGTCGCTGGGGGCGTGCGCGGTCCAACACAACCCGCTGTATACGGCCGCCGAGCTCACCGCACCATTCCAGGACCATGCCGCCAAGGTCGCCGTCGTATGGAACAAGGCCGCCGACGTCATCGACAAGGTCGCATCCGAGGCTCCCGTCGAGACGATCATCGCGGTCGACCTCATTGCCGAGATGCCGCTGTCGAAGCGGATCCCGCTCGCGCTTCCGCTGCCGCCACTGCGCAAGATGCGCGCCCAGCTCAGCGAGCACGCGCCGCGGCACGAGGACTTCAACAAGCTCATGGACAAGGCGTCGGTGCGCAAGGGCAAGAAGGTCACGAAGGCCGCCGAAGTGTCCGAGTCCGCGGCGGCGCTCATGCTCTACACCTCCGGCACCACGGGCAAGCCGAAGGGTGTGCCGCTCACCCACGAGAACCTGCGCGCCAACGTCAAGCAGGGCATCGCGTGGGTGCCCACGCTGCGCGAGGACATCCAGCACGTCATGCTCGCAGCGCTGCCGATGTTCCATGCCTACGGCCTCACGCTCAACATGACCCTCGCGCCGTTCATCGGCGGTCAGATCGTGCTGCTGCCCTCGCCCACCAAGGAACTGCTCACCGACACGCTGAAGAAACACTCGCTCACGTGGGTGCCCGGCGTGCCAGCGCTCTACAACACGATCCTCGATATCGCCGAGTCCAAGGGCTACGCGCTGGATAACGTGCGCGCGGCGTTCTCCGGTGCGGCTTCACTTCCGACCGACGTCATCGAGCGGTGGGAGGACACGACGGGAAGCGTGCTCATCGAAGGCTACGGGCTGTCGGAGACTTCGCCGATTCTCGTCATCAATCCGGCGAACGAGGACCGTCGCCCTGGCTACATCGGGCTGCCGATTCCCGATACCGACATCAAGTTCGTGAGCACCGAGGACCCGACCGTTGAGGTCGGGATCGGCGAGGAGGGCGAGATCATCGCGAAGGGCCCGCAGGTATTCGGCGGGTACCTCAATCGACCGGAGGCGAACGAGGAGTCGTTCGTCGACGGCTGGTTCCGCACCGGAGACGTCGGGGTCATGGATTCCGATGGCTTCATCAAGATCGTCTCCCGCGTCAAGGAGATGATCATCACCGGCGGATTCAATGTTCATCCGCAGGAAGTCGAGGATGTCATCGCGCAGGTCGACTCCATCGCGAAGGTCGCCGTGGTCGGGGTTCCCAAGGACGACGGCTCCGAGAAGGTCGTCGCCGCGGTTGTCCTCGCAGACGGTGCGACGCTCGATGTCGACGCGCTGAAGAAGCACTGCCGAGAAAACCTCACCCGCTACAAGGTACCGCGCGATTTCTTCGCCTTCGACGAGCTCGCCGAGGACCAACTGGGCAAGATCCGCCGCGTCGAGGTGCGCCAGCAGGTGTTGGACATGATCGACGAGGCGTGA